Proteins found in one Nostoc sp. NIES-3756 genomic segment:
- a CDS encoding tetratricopeptide repeat protein yields MDAEAALAWLDTIIPAQTGERLSDLQKVILQQVWLGRKYLDIAHAYGCTEGHAKDVGSQLWKLLSQVLREKITKNNCRTTLERVVRKTTAISGLIDYPKLSQFSTTKSEDSNFLGREDAIAHLNTLLNQGSKVIVIQGEGGLGKTTLAQQYLHQGFELVLELLMAKETQNITSVERVVEEWLKQDFGEEPGVEFGVTLGRLKRQLHNRRIGVLIDNLEPALDQQGKLIPPHRSYVELLRVLADARVQSVTLITSRDRLCEPGLNVHHYRLPGLDQNTWLRYFSDRGVTINLSALQQIHRTYGGNAKAMGILCGAMQEDFGGNMLLYWQENHADPLAATDLKNLAVSQINRLQTLDPQAYRLLCRLGCYRYQDIPTIPSSALLCLLWDVPPAEHRQVIASLRNRSLVECDQGEYWLHPVIRAEAIARLRDSDEWKITNHKAAEFWTTSVPKIATFKDALQALEAYYHYIEIKEFELAGKVILKSRHNQWQQFLPLGSTLYRMGLIQPILTAINQVVNNIVQEQNIIELYNILGDLYWITGDITQAIACQEKTITQATQALKSLVPQPENKHKVYYLRMLEVDSLLSIGLYKIDLWELEAATKLFQEVIYLAQNTDHHRWAEKASVCLALTNSYLGFCDASYALADVSYQNIQNEKLVKSGSFAYFIQILGQTYVNLGDFTKAKQMFHQALTFAEESHYMQVKAKTLNGLAEIQRQQADYQLALAHHTQTIELLDKIGAKCDLAEAYFQLGLTYEKFGNSHESQRYFQQAIHLFTEINAPRQVIKISIAIDRLRRNSN; encoded by the coding sequence ATGGACGCTGAAGCAGCATTAGCATGGTTAGATACCATAATTCCTGCTCAGACCGGGGAACGGTTGAGCGATTTGCAAAAAGTTATTCTTCAGCAGGTTTGGTTGGGTAGAAAATACTTGGATATCGCCCATGCTTACGGTTGTACGGAAGGACACGCTAAGGATGTCGGGTCACAGTTATGGAAGTTGCTGTCTCAGGTACTGCGGGAGAAGATTACTAAAAATAATTGTCGCACCACTTTAGAACGGGTTGTTAGAAAAACTACGGCTATATCAGGTCTGATTGATTACCCAAAATTGTCCCAATTTTCCACTACCAAGTCAGAGGATAGCAATTTTTTGGGCAGAGAGGATGCGATCGCACACCTAAATACCTTGTTAAATCAAGGGTCGAAGGTGATTGTTATTCAAGGTGAGGGGGGTTTAGGTAAAACTACTCTGGCGCAGCAATATCTTCATCAAGGTTTTGAGTTAGTTTTAGAACTGTTGATGGCTAAGGAAACCCAGAACATCACCTCGGTGGAACGGGTGGTAGAGGAATGGTTGAAACAAGACTTTGGTGAAGAACCAGGGGTAGAGTTTGGGGTGACGTTGGGAAGGCTCAAGCGTCAACTACATAATCGGCGAATTGGGGTATTAATTGACAATCTCGAACCAGCTTTAGACCAGCAAGGAAAATTGATTCCTCCCCACCGCAGTTATGTAGAACTGTTGCGGGTTTTAGCTGATGCGAGAGTGCAATCTGTAACGCTAATTACCAGCCGCGATCGCTTGTGTGAACCTGGGTTAAATGTACATCATTATCGGCTTCCAGGTTTGGATCAAAACACATGGCTGAGGTATTTTAGCGATCGCGGGGTAACTATCAATCTATCTGCATTGCAACAAATACATCGTACCTACGGCGGTAATGCCAAGGCAATGGGTATTCTCTGCGGTGCGATGCAAGAGGACTTTGGCGGTAATATGTTGTTATATTGGCAAGAAAATCATGCTGATCCTTTAGCCGCAACGGATTTAAAAAATTTAGCAGTCAGTCAAATTAATCGATTGCAAACCCTTGACCCGCAAGCTTATCGCCTGCTGTGTCGTTTGGGTTGCTATCGTTACCAAGATATACCTACTATCCCCTCGTCTGCGCTGCTTTGTTTATTGTGGGATGTTCCACCTGCTGAACATCGTCAAGTTATCGCTTCCCTGAGAAACCGCTCTTTGGTAGAGTGCGATCAAGGTGAATATTGGCTACATCCTGTCATTCGTGCTGAGGCGATCGCTCGTTTACGCGATAGTGATGAGTGGAAAATTACTAACCACAAAGCAGCAGAGTTTTGGACGACTAGTGTTCCTAAAATTGCCACATTTAAAGATGCTCTGCAAGCTTTAGAAGCATATTACCACTATATAGAAATTAAAGAATTTGAGTTAGCAGGTAAAGTTATTCTCAAAAGTCGGCATAATCAATGGCAACAGTTTTTACCCCTTGGGAGTACCTTGTATCGTATGGGGTTAATTCAGCCAATATTAACTGCCATTAATCAAGTTGTTAATAATATTGTGCAAGAGCAAAATATCATCGAATTATATAATATTTTGGGTGATTTGTATTGGATAACTGGAGATATTACTCAGGCGATCGCTTGCCAAGAAAAGACTATTACTCAGGCAACCCAGGCACTCAAGTCACTTGTACCTCAGCCAGAGAATAAACATAAGGTTTACTATCTGCGAATGTTAGAGGTAGACTCACTTTTAAGTATTGGTTTGTACAAAATAGATTTGTGGGAATTAGAAGCAGCTACAAAGTTATTTCAAGAAGTAATTTATCTTGCTCAAAATACAGACCATCATCGCTGGGCAGAAAAAGCTTCTGTATGTTTAGCTTTAACTAATTCATATTTAGGTTTCTGTGACGCTTCCTATGCGTTGGCAGATGTATCATATCAAAATATTCAAAATGAGAAACTGGTCAAAAGTGGCAGCTTTGCTTATTTCATTCAAATATTAGGACAAACTTATGTCAACTTGGGAGATTTCACTAAGGCAAAGCAAATGTTTCATCAAGCTTTGACCTTTGCTGAAGAAAGTCATTATATGCAGGTTAAAGCTAAAACCTTGAATGGTTTAGCAGAAATTCAGCGTCAACAAGCAGATTATCAATTAGCTCTAGCTCATCATACACAGACAATAGAGTTATTAGATAAAATAGGCGCTAAATGTGACTTAGCAGAAGCTTATTTCCAGTTAGGATTGACTTATGAAAAATTTGGAAATAGTCATGAAAGTCAAAGATATTTCCAGCAAGCAATTCATTTATTTACAGAAATAAATGCTCCAAGGCAAGTTATCAAAATATCCATAGCTATTGACAGACTGAGGAGAAATTCAAATTAA